The Lycium ferocissimum isolate CSIRO_LF1 chromosome 10, AGI_CSIRO_Lferr_CH_V1, whole genome shotgun sequence genome window below encodes:
- the LOC132034091 gene encoding MDIS1-interacting receptor like kinase 2-like, with product MMMVPRVFSFLQFSTLLYLFIVTFASTEEATALLKWKATFLNQNNSLLASWTLSTDACKDWYGVKCLNGRVNMLNITSASVIGTLYDFPFSSLRFLEYVNLSMNQLSGTIPPEIGKLTSLVYLDLSVNNLSSSIPKTIGDLTELKILYLYSNQLSGPIPSELGNLKNLNDLELSRNQLTGSISITLGDLTELKILYLHSNRLSGPIPSELGNLKKLTDFGLPRNQLTGSIPITLGDLTELKILHLQSNQLSGPIPSELGNLKSLSELELSENQLSGSIPITLGDLTELKILYLYSNQLSGPIPSELGNLKNLTKLELSHNQFTGSISITLGDLTELKILYLHSNQLSGPIPSELGNLKKLTDLGLSRNQLTGLISITLGDLTELKILHLHSNQLSGPIPSELGNLKNLTDLGLSRNQLTGSISITLGDLTELKILHLHSNHLSGPIPSELGNLKNLTELSLSENQLYGPIPSELGNLKNLTELSLSENQLSGPIPSELGNLKNLTELSLFKNQLSGSIPKGLAYLDNLREINLGGNEFSGHLPEQLCRGGKLEIFTVESNKLTGPIPSSLRKCSSFKRVRFDNNSFTGNLSEAFGIYPELYFIDLSDNNFHGELSNNWGKCRNLTNLRVARNNISGSIPPEIGNVKGLLGLDLSSNHLIGQIPKEIGDLTSLVKLFVQNNNISGNIPGELGSLTKLESLDLSDNRLNGSIPIFVGDYVHLFQLNLSNNKFGQKIPMEIGRITQLNALDLSHNHLVGEIPSHLANLKSLVSLNLSHNGLSGRIPEELESLTGLQDVVFSYNELEGPIPNNKAFINASLEGNKGLCGNVTGLQPCERPSFVVKKQSVAKRRKLILITVLPVMGALVLFCAFIGVLFMCDKRRKVRDVERRDDGWISISMLDGKALYRDILNATEEFDATFCIGQGGHGSVYKVNLPSLGNIAVKRLYSSFENTHPKSFMNEVRALIGIKHRNIVNLYGYCSNAKNSLLVYEYVERGSLSSILSNEVESKKLAWLKRVNIIKGVAFALSYMHQDCSPPIVHRDISSSNVLLDSEYEARVSDFGIAKLLKPDSSNCTALAGTYGYVAPELAYTMKVTQMCDVYSFGVLALEIIKGKHLGEYITVLANSSTRDHVQLSDLLDERLPYPEDRVKEVLVFIIKLASSCLLETPKSRPTMHFISNRLSSMNPRPSTHVRRTI from the exons ATGATGATGGTTCCCAGagtattttctttccttcagtTTTCCACCCTCTTATATCTCTTTATAGTTACTTTTGCATCCACTGAGGAAGCAACTGCTCTCCTCAAATGGAAAGCAACTTTTCTAAACCAGAATAATTCCCTATTGGCTTCTTGGACATTAAGTACTGATGCATGCAAGGACTGGTATGGAGTTAAATGCTTAAATGGTAGGGTAAACATGTTGAATATTACAAGTGCTAGTGTCATTGGCACACTATATGATTTTCCATTTTCATCTCTCCGTTTTCTTGAATATGTTAATCTTAGCATGAACCAGCTATCTGGCACCATCCCACCAGAAATTGGAAAGCTCACTAGTCTTGTCTATCTTGACTTGTCGGTGAACAatctttctagttcaattcCCAAAACTATAGGCGACTTAACTgagctcaaaattttgtatctTTATTCTAACCAACTTTCTGGTCCCATTCCTAGTGAGTTGGGGAATCTGAAAAACCTCAATGATTTGGAATTATCCCGTAATCAACTTACCGGTTCAATTTCAATTACTCTAGGTGACTTAACTgagctcaaaattttgtatctTCATTCTAACCGGCTTTCTGGTCCCATTCCTAGTGAGTTGGGGAATCTGAAAAAACTCACTGATTTTGGATTACCCCGTAATCAACTTACCGGTTCAATTCCAATTACTCTAGGTGACTTAACTGAGCTCAAAATTTTGCATCTTCAGTCTAACCAACTTTCTGGTCCCATTCCTAGTGAGTTGGGGAATTTGAAAAGCCTCAGTGAATTGGAATTATCCGAAAATCAACTTAGTGGCTCAATTCCAATTACTCTAGGTGACTTAACTgagctcaaaattttgtatctTTATTCTAACCAACTTTCTGGTCCCATTCCTAGTGAGTTGGGGAATCTGAAAAACCTCACTAAATTGGAATTATCCCATAATCAGTTTACCGGTTCAATTTCAATTACTTTAGGTGACTTAACTgagctcaaaattttgtatctTCATTCTAACCAACTTTCTGGTCCCATTCCTAGTGAGTTGGGGAATCTGAAAAAACTCACTGATTTGGGATTATCCCGTAATCAGCTTACCGGTTTAATTTCAATTACTCTAGGTGACTTAACTGAGCTCAAAATTTTGCATCTTCATTCTAACCAACTTTCTGGTCCCATTCCTAGTGAGTTGGGGAATTTGAAAAACCTCACTGATTTGGGATTATCCCGTAATCAGCTTACTGGTTCAATTTCAATTACTCTAGGTGACTTAACTGAGCTCAAAATTTTGCATCTTCATTCTAACCACCTTTCTGGTCCCATTCCTAGTGAGTTGGGGAATTTGAAAAACCTTACTGAGTTGTCTTTATCCGAAAATCAACTTTATGGTCCCATTCCTAGTGAGTTGGGGAATTTGAAAAACCTTACTGAGTTGTCTTTATCCGAAAATCAACTTTCTGGTCCCATTCCTAGTGAGTTGGGGAATTTGAAAAACCTTACTGAGTTGTCTTTATTCAAAAATCAACTTTCTGGGTCCATTCCAAAAGGGCTTGCATATTTGGATAACTTGAGAGAGATAAACCTGGGTGGAAATGAGTTTTCAGGCCATTTGCCAGAGCAGCTTTGCCGAGGTGGGAAGCTTGAGATCTTCACGGTGGAAAGCAACAAGCTAACAGGGCCAATACCAAGTAGCTTGAGGAAGTGCTCTAGTTTCAAAAGGGTTCGCTTTGATAACAATAGTTTCACTGGGAATTTATCTGAAGCTTTTGGCATCTATCCAGAGCtttatttcattgatttgaGTGACAATAATTTTCATGGTGAACTCAGCAATAATTGGGGGAAATGCAGGAATTTGACTAATCTGCGGGTAGCCAGAAATAACATTAGTGGTAGCATACCACCAGAGATTGGAAATGTCAAAGGACTTCTAGGACTTGATCTTTCATCGAATCATTTGATTGGGCAGATTCCTAAGGAAATTGGAGATTTAACCTCTCTGGTTAAGCTTTTTGTGCAAAACAACAACATTTCTGGCAATATACCTGGGGAACTTGGGTCACTGACAAAATTAGAGTCCCTTGATCTATCAGACAATAGATTGAATGGGTCGATCCCAATTTTTGTAGGAGATTACGTGCACTTGTTTCAGTTGAACCTGAGCAACAACAAATTTGGGCAGAAAATTCCAATGGAGATAGGGAGGATAACTCAGCTTAATGCACTTGATTTGAGCCATAATCATCTTGTTGGAGAAATACCCTCTCATCTAGCTAATTTGAAGAGCTTGGTAAGCTTAAATCTTTCCCACAATGGCCTCTCTGGCCGCATTCCTGAAGAACTTGAAAGTTTGACTGGTTTGCAGGATGTCGTGTTTTCATACAATGAGTTGGAAGGTCCAATCCCTAATAATAAAGCTTTTATCAATGCCTCATTGGAGGGTAATAAAGGTCTTTGCGGAAATGTAACAGGACTCCAACCCTGCGAAAGGCCATCTTTTGTGGTGAAGAAGCAGTCAGTGGCGAAGAGACGTAAACTCATCCTCATCACTGTACTTCCTGTTATGGGAGCACTAGTACTATTCTGTGCTTTCATTGGTGTTCTCTTTATGTGTgataaaagaaggaaagttagagACGTTGAAAGACGTGATGATGGTTGGATTTCGATATCCATGTTAGATGGAAAGGCATTATACAGAGATATCTTAAACGCCACAGAGGAGTTTGATGCAACATTTTGCATCGGGCAAGGAGGGCATGGAAGCGTATACAAGGTAAACCTTCCATCATTAGGGAATATAGCTGTGAAGAGACTTTATTCTTCATTTGAGAATACACATCCCAAAAGCTTTATGAATGAAGTAAGGGCATTGATTGGGATTAAGCACCGGAACATCGTGAACCTCTACGGCTATTGTTCGAATGCAAAAAACTCGTTGTTGGTTTACGAGTATGTGGAGAGGGGGAGTTTGTCTAGTATTTTGAGCAATGAAGTTGAGTCCAAGAAATTGGCTTGGCTTAAAAGGGTGAATATCATCAAGGGTGTTGCTTTTGCTTTATCTTACATGCACCAGGATTGCTCACCACCGATTGTTCATCGTGACATATCAAGCAGTAATGTTTTGCTTGATTCCGAGTATGAAGCTCGTGTTTCAGATTTTGGCATAGCTAAGCTTCTCAAGCCAGACTCATCTAATTGCACTGCGCTTGCAGGCACATATGGATATGTTGCACCTG AGCTTGCATATACAATGAAGGTTACACAAATGTGTGATGTCTATAGCTTTGGAGTATTAGCATTGGAGATAATCAAAGGAAAGCATCTTGGGGAATACATTACTGTGCTAGCAAATTCGTCGACTAGAGATCATGTGCAGCTTAGCGATTTGCTAGACGAACGCCTTCCATATCCTGAAGATAGAGTAAAAGAGGTTTTGGTTTTTATCATCAAGCTAGCAAGTTCTTGTTTGCTTGAAACTCCAAAATCAAGGCCAACAATGCACTTCATCTCTAATAGGTTATCATCAATGAATCCACGTCCATCTACTCATGTAAGGCGAACTATATAA